The Oncorhynchus mykiss isolate Arlee chromosome Y, USDA_OmykA_1.1, whole genome shotgun sequence genomic sequence catgacaatgatcgcaaacacaccgcccgggcaacgaaggagtggcttcgtaagaagcatttcaaggtcctggagttgcctagccagtctccagatctcaaccccatagaaaatctttggagggagttgaaagtccgtgttgcccagcaacagccccaaaacatcactgctctagaggagatctgcatggaggaatgggccaaaataccagcaacagtgtgtgaaaaccttgtgaagacttacagaaaacatttgacctctgccattgccaacaaagggtatataacaaagtattgagaaatgtttgttattgaccaaatacttattttccaccatcatttgcaaataaattcataaaaaatcctacagtgtgattttcaggattttttttttctctcatttttgtctgtcatagtgtacctagtgtacctatgatgaaaatgacaggcctctcatctttttaattgggagaacttgcacaattggtggctgactaaataattttttgccccactgtaacattAGCTGGATGATGCAAGAATAGGGGGATGGTGGCATTGGTGAGCAAAGAAATCGGTTTTTATTCACCTGGTACACAATTTGTTGGAGTTTGTTTCTGTACACTTTCCTGCATAGTGTGTCTGTGCACTTTTGTATGGATGCGTTCAAACACTTAGTCCCAAGTGCAGTTGCGTCTTTGTCTCGCAGACTTGAGAGGCGTTTGTTTGCTACCTCAAGGTTCGCTGACATGCAGGCCGTAGAGCTGTCTGTGTGGGAGTTGAGTGGTGGGAAGTGACCACTCTATTGTTTAGCGTGTGTGGGTGGTTGGAGGAGTGCGAGCGGGATGACTAATGTACAATGAGTATATTGCAATGTTGCATGAACACCAAACATATGGCAATTATAAAACCAGCATTAGGGTGCTACTTTTTATTTAGTGTTATTTGCATACAGATCCTTCACATTTCTCGCGCTGGTCATTTGATTCCAGACAGCAGAAAAGTGAGTATTTTTGTAATGCTGCCTGGTACGCCAGAAGTGGGTgtactatttattttttaaattctacaAGAGATTCTTGCTGGGTTATGTGTTCAAGCTCTGTAATGTGCCGAAGTGATACTGTGCACAGTATGTGTCTTGGCACAAGATGTGTATGCATCTAGTCTGCCTCTGTGTTCTGTCATGAGCTGATGGAGTGATGGttccctctatctcctccctcaGTTCCATTGCATCAACACAACAGCTGCTGGAGTTGCAGCCGCAGCTGGCTTTACAGAAATCTGTCTCCAATCTCCAGAAGACCACACCGGTAGCCAGTCAGGAGGTGGGTTTGGCCTCTCTACTTTTTATCTTCTACAGCTTGTGGTTTCTTATTGTATTGTTTTTATTGGAATTGTGTTTTTCAAGTTAATTAAAATTCCTTCCTTTCTACAGAGCACAAACACAAGTGGACCAAAGCAATGGGCCCATCTAAATGGAAAGGCCGTAGAACTAGATGGTGAGTTAGAATGGGAAACCCAACTGCTTAAAATCACTGTGTCTGTGGTCAACTGATGGATTTGCTATCAGACCTCTGACATACGCCAATTTACTGCATGTCTCCACCACACCTCATAATGATTCTCCAGCAGcctctgttttattttttacttctctGACTGACAGCTGTGCCACTTGTTTTCATGGCAATGGCAGGTTTAAGGGCCTCAAACCGACTGCAGCCCTTCTCTCACGAGGAATTTCCAACGCTGAAGGCTGCTGGGGAACAGGACAAGGCTGGCAAGGAAAGAAGCACCTTCGATCCGTCGTATGGGCCCGGACCAAGCCTCCGCCCCCAGAGTGAGTCCAGTGAACAATGGCTGTGGTGGCACAAAAATTGACTGAAGTTCAAAAGTGGCCCAAATGTCTCCCAGCAAAGTTGCTAATAATCTAACAAGTGCCATGGGAAAATATTGTACACATACTTTAAAACAACTGAATACGCTGCAATTTCGCCACTTAACTCTTATACCACGGCCTTGTTTTCTCAAATTTGTTTTCCTCTTGTCTCTCCAGATGTGACAAGTTGGAGGGAGGGTGGTGGGAGGAACCTTGTGCCCTCATCCCTGCCGGCCGGCCTGCCTTCAGAGACCGAGGGCAAGGCCAGCGGCGTGGCTGAGACTGGGAgctccccccctcctcttcccccctctgcctcctctattctctctgccCCCATGGTTAGTCCCACCACTGCCACCATTGTCAGCACCCCTCCAGCCCTGGAGCCCAAGGAGATTTCTCTGCGCCCCGCCCAGCCACTCCGCAGGCCCGCCCCCCCTGCCATGAGCCATCAccaccctaccaccaccacctaccaCGACATGCTGCCTGCCTTTGTATGTAGCACAGTACTACTCTCCATTTATTTTCACTTTATGACACCATAATGCAAGATTCTTTTCTGACTGTATGCTTTTTGGCCATTGGTTTTCAGATGTGCCCCAAAGAGACTTGTGATGCTCCCGGCACTGCTGAACACACTGGCCCTGTCACTGTGGTCGCCCCAGTCCGCTTTGACAACAGGCCCACCTTCAGGCAGCCCTACCCCAATAACAACCAAGAGCCTGTCAAGTAAGTAGTCACCTGCATATGCCCACTGTCTGGAAGTGTGAGCAATGCTCAGTTAAAATTATCATGAATTATTTAAAAAGGATAATACAAATGCTGGGAATATTTTATTTTActtagcaaaaaaataaatgcagACTTCTCACCTCCCCATGTTCCTATTCTCCATGTACATGTAGTTGCGAGGTTGGGAGAGGAGAAAACCGCTTCATCCGCGGGCCCCTGCGCAACCCCTCCTCCCGACCCATCCGTCGACCTGGCGACAGACCCCCTCGTCCGGCAATCATCAACCCAGATGACCTGAAGGATCTGGATGAGCTAGACAACGACTGTGAAGATGGCTGGGCAGGTAGGGGGGTTCCTGTTATTATCGTCATCATACAAAGACTGAAACAACATACATCAAAGGCAACATTTCTGTACATGTGCCCCAACGGAACTAGTTTGACCAAAAAAAGTTGCTCCATTGCTGTTCCAGGTATCCATGAAGAAGTCGATTACGGCGAGAAACTCAAGTTcagtgatgatgaggaggagcaTGCCGCTGGTGAAAAGAACAAGATGTGGTGAGATTACCCCCACCCCCTTTGTGTTTGTGACTAAATTTAATATTGTCGGTGCAATTTCTGTCATTTTAAGCGCAGTGACCTTGTAGCAGTGACTGATGGTGAGCTTGTCTGGGTCCATCTTTGATCCAGGGCTGAATGGGAGAACCAACGTCGTGAGCGCCAATTGTCCCTGAGCTCAGGAGAGGGGCCATACCCCCAGGAGGGCCCTGAGGAGGAGGCTTACCTTGCCTACCAGGAGCAGATGGCCCACAGGAACACCAATGGCAGGTTCCCCTCTGGAGAAGCACAGGTAAGATCATACCGGGGTTCACTATGCCTCAGACTGCTACCTTGCCTTGTCCCCCTAGCCTCTTCAATACCACTAATCTCTGACTTTTTGAGTTGAAAGCAATATGGCAGGAACCCGTTCAGTCATTTCACCTATCACTGCTCATAAAATAGAGGAGACCAGGGAAAGGGAGGCAATATAAAGTTGAGACAATGGACGAGAGAttcactttgttacgttacagccttatttaaaaATTGATGATTGATGCTAATGacattttttgtaaatgtatttaaaGTAAAAAACAAATACCGTATTGACCctatgctatgagactcgaaatagaGATCCGTTgcatactgtttccattgatcatccttgagatgtttctacaacttggagtccacctctggtcaattcaattgattgtacattattttgaaaggcacacacctgtttatataaggtgccacagttgacagtgcacgtcagagcaaaaaccaagtcatgaggttgaaggaattgtccgtagagctccgagacaggattgtgtcgaggcacagatctggggaattgtcccaaaacatttctggcgcattgaaggtccccaagaacacagtggcctccatcattctcaaattgaagaagtttggaaacaccaagactctttgtagagctggcctcccggccaaactgtgCAATCGTGGGAGAgcggccttagtcagggaggtgaccaactcTGGtagagctctggagttcctctgtggagataggagaacctttgAGAAGGACAACCCTCccttcagcactccaccaatcaggcctttagggtAGTGGCCAGAGGGtagcccctcctcagtaaaaaaggcacaggacagcccgcttggagtttgccaaaaggtacctaaatactctgaccatgagaaacaagattctggtctgatgaagccaagattgaactctttggcctgaatgccaagcgtcacgtctggaggaaacctgacaccatccttactgtgaagcatgtaggggatgttttcagctgcagggacttggagactggTCATGATTGAGGGAAAGCTGAATGGCCCAAAGTAcagagatgaaaacctgctccagagtgcccaAAGTTGCCTCAACAAAGTattgattaaagggtctgaatacttttgtaaatgcaatttataatacatttgcaaaaaattataACCTGTTTTTCTTTGCaaaaatggggtattgtgtgcagatgaacaattgaatacatttagaAGGCTTTAACGTAGCAAATTGTGGAAAGTCGAagtgtctgaatattttccaaatgcgctgtatatactgtacacctGTAGCTCAGAGAAGACTATTCTTGAGTCCATTGAGCACAGAACCTAAATCATGGAGAGTCCTTCCCATGGTAACACCTCTGTGCCGTCTACAGGCACAGCAGAAGAGCTCTGGACTGGGCATGGCCCACCAGGGTGAACCCCTGGAAGACCAGGAGGAGCGCCAGGTCCCAGCCCGGGCCAAGTTTGTTTCCCCTGAGCTCTCAGAGGCTGTGGAGAGAGCTCGCCGACgcaggcaggaggaggagagacgtgCCCGCGAGGAAAGACTGGCCGCATGCGCCGAGAAGCTCAAGAGGCTAGATGAGAAGTTTGGGAAGATGGAGAGGCAGTTGTCGAGGTCTGAGGAGGAAGCAAAGGACGGGGAGAGCAAGGAGGCAGCACTGTCCCCTGGAAAAGAGAGCAACAACCACCCAGAGAGCTGTCAGTACGGCACGAAAGGTAACGCCAATCTGCTATTTAATAAACATTTATCCAGGTTGGTCAGTTGAGAAAATACaaatttgcaattgcaacaaTAACCTACTCGGTTatatatagatggatagatagagtTCACTTATTGTTGAAATGGAGCATTTTACTGAATGGTTTACAGAGGTAGTTATGTAAAAGTAGGATTATATCCCTCTCCTGTCCCAGACGCTGAGTGTCTCTTGGAGCACTCCCCCAGACAGCAGgactacagggacaaggccaccTCGGGCTTTGCCTCCTACCGCAGCGAGGACGATGCCGGGGCCGAATCCAACTCTCCCCTCCCGCCCCGCTTccaaaagcagcagcagcaggtgaGCCGCCCGGCCGACGCAACAGCCCGTTCCCTCGTGCCCCTAATCCCCCTCCTTAATTCCTGCCAGAATTAGCGCCCAGCGGCACTAGAAAGGCCCGTCAGAGTTCACATGAGCAGGTGTTTTCCGTAGCGACTGTCCTTCTTTACTGGAAAGGGGAGGGTATTATGAAGGGTGTGCTTGTCATTTTCTATTTAGTTCAGTGGTGGATACGTAGCAATAGGATACACAACAAAACAGGAATAAAAGACCCACTCACTGCTTATAGTACAATTCCAAAAGGTCTTTAACTGTAGCTAGTCACTTTTTATTTTACTTATGTGAGGTGAATAATTGTACCAGTGTTTATACTAAATGAGTTTCTGCTCTGTGTCCCTCCCACTCTCAGGAGCAAGTGTATAAGATGCAGCACTGGCAGCAGCAGTCTGGCCACCCCGCCCCCTCCGGCTCCAGCCACCCCCAGAGGGCCTACTACCCCCCACACGTGCTGGGCTTTGACCCCCGCTGGATGATGATGCCCCCCTTCATGGACCCCCGCATGGCCCAGGGCCGCCCTCCTGTGGACTACTACCCTAACGCTGTCCATTCTTCAGGTTAGACCTGAGAAAATAGTCTTGTTGTACTAAAGCAGGGTTTTCCAACCCTCTCCTTAGCCCCCCCTAGACATTTCACATTTTCGTTTAACTGTCACATCTGATTCAATTAGTCAACTAATAGTCAAACCTTTGACTAATTGAATCGAGTGTGCCAGTTTagggttaaaacaaaaatgtgaaaagTTTGTTGAGTCCTGAGGAGAGGGTTGGGAAACCCTGTACAGGAGGGAATGGTAAGGGGATCCCTTTAAAAGAATCTTGTTCTTGTGTGACAGCATTATCGAACTTTATAGACCGATATAGATTCCTAAACAATCCTGTATCTCTTACTGTAAAAAACTATTGTTTTTGTGTAGGAATGATGAAACCGCTGATGCAGCCAGACCACCTGAACAGCCCAGGGTCCACCTCTGATGAGGGCTGCAACCCCAGCATGCATCACGAGAGGAGGGCCCCCTCCACCGAGCCCTACCCCATTTGGAACCAAGATGGCTACCCCCCTCGCAGTTTCACCCCACCCTACCAGCGACAGCACGAGAGCTCAGACAGGAGCCAGCCAGACGACCGGATTGACAGGACCTGCTCCCAGCAGGACTTGTATGAAGAGAGGGGAAACGAGTGCCTAGACAACCCCTCTCACGACCTCTTGCATCCGGCCTACCACCAGAGCAGAGGCCCCGACAGGGACCACCACTCGCAAAACCAAGGCCTGCTCTCCACAGCCCTGAGCCGGCCCCAGCAGCAAAACGCAGACGGCGGCTACCCCAAACAGGAGACCAAAGACGGGCACCTGAAGGACAGCACTGACCACCGCGACGATGTCTTCGACACAGCCAAGGAAAAGGGCTTTGACTCAGACTTCTGGAGGCGAGATGGAGACCAGAAGAAGGAAGGTGGTGTTGGTGTTCAGAACCAGTGGTTTAATCCTGGCACCACTACCTCCGCCAGCAGTGTAAGCCAGCCATCTGAGACCAGCGGTAGGACCCTGACCCGCAGGACCGGCCCCATTAAGAAGCCTGTGCTCAAGGCCCTCAAAGTGGAAGACAAGGAGAACGAGAAGCCCAAAGTGGAGCCCGGGGAGAAGGTAGTCCCTTACCGTCTGGAGAAAGAAGTGCTCACCAATGTATATGACCTGAAGAAAGACAACCAGCCCCTAGTAAGTAACAGACGCTCCGCCTCACCTGCTATCGAGAAGCAGCCAGAAGAGAAGCAACACCAACCACCAGCCCCTGCTAAAGTAGAGCAGCCATCCAGTCCCCACAGTGAGGATTTGCCCAAGGATAGCAGCTGGGACAGTGGGAAGAGCCAGTCCTCTAGAGATGACCAGGAGAACAGGGAGCCTGCCGCACCACGACGCAACAACTGGATCTTCGTCGATGAGGAGCAGGCCTTTGCCGGAGCCAGGGGAACGGGTAGAGGTCGAAGCCGTGGCGGCTTCAGGGAGTTCAGCTCCAGAGGAGACCGAGGTGGCCGGGGAGGCCGAGGTGGAGAGAACCTCAGAGGaagctacaacaacaacaataacagcaGGGACGCAATTGGAGCCCAGAGACCAGGCAGAGGCAGAGGACTGCCCAGGGACTTTGTCAAGGTGGAAGACCTGCAGAGGGGGAAGCCAAGGAGGCGCAACGTCAGTGAGACACTGAGCGAGACCTCCGAGTACGAGGAGCTGCCCAAGCGGCGGCGCCAGAAGGGCTCTGAAAACGGAGAGGGTGTCTGCTACCCAGAGCAGGGAGAGACCAGGAAGGCTGACCGAGACTCGTGGAGGTCGAACAAGGTGTACACTGAAGACCAGGCGGCTAGCGACGCCCGAGACGACAAAGCCAAGGCCAGCAGCAGGGGCTTCGGCGGCCGCTCTCTGCCTCCCAGACTCGACACTGGCAGGGGCTACAACACCGGCCGGGGGTTCAACAACGGCTCCAGAGACACCTCCACCTGGAGGGGCCGGGGGACACAGTTCGGCAGCAGCGGTGGGCCCATGCAGGAGAACGGCTATGGCCCGGGCACCGAAACCTTCCCCAGAAGAACACCACCTGCAGAGCGCGATCTCCTCAAATACACCCCCAAGTTTACCGGCTCTACCGGTTCCTTCATGGAGAATGGCACAGAGGACCGTGGCTTGGAGGGAGAGTACTACATAGACAACGACAACCCTGGACAACAGCAGTTGAGAAGACGGCGGCCGCCGCGCCAGGACAAGCCCCCGCGCTTCCGCCGACTACGCCAAGAGAGGGAGCCCGGCAGCGGCCAGTGGACCAGTGACGAGTATATCAACGGATCGGACGGATTCGCCAACCCCTGGCCGGGCCGCTccaaggagggaggtagagaagacGGCTGGCCCAGTGGCCACTACGCCGGAGGGGGAGGGAGGTCCGGTGGTCAGCATGGCCAGGCTGATGACTGGGAGACTGGCTCGGAGAACAGCGACTTCAACGACTGGAGGGAGAAGCGAGGTGGAGGGCAGCAGCAGCAAGCCCACGGTGGAGATGTGCACTCAGACTCTGGCCACGGGGAGCTTGGCTCTGTGGAGAAGAGGGAGCTGGCCAAGAGAAGCTTCTCCAGCCAGCGCCCCCTGGTGGACCGGCAGAACAGGAAGGGAGAGCCGGCCCTACTGGAAGGGAACAAGATGACACGTTCCTCAGAGAACCCCAGCGCACTGCCCTCTTGCAACAGGAACGACGGCTGGCAGAACGGAGGGGCCTCCAACCATAGGAGGTGAGTACTGTGCTAACTTTGGCTTACGCTAACTTGGTGCGAGAATGTTCAACAaaactgtggatatatatatacactgctcaaaaaaataaagggaacacttaaacaacacaatgtaactccaagtcaatcacacttctgtgaaatcaaactgtccacttaggaagcaacactgattgacaataaatttcacatgctgttgtgcaaatggaatagacaacagatggaaattataggcaattagcaagacacccccaataaaggagtggttctgcaaggggtgaccacagaccacctcagttcctatgcttcctggctgatgttttggtcacttttgaatgctgacggtgctttcactctagtggtagcatgagacggagtctacaacccacacaggtggctcaggtagtgcagctcatccaggatggcacatcaatgcgagctgtggcaagaaggtttgctgtgtctgtcagcgtagtgtccagagcatggaggcgctaccaggagacaggccagtacatcaggagacgtggaggaggccgtaggagggcaacaacccagcagcaggaccgctacctccgcctttgtgcaaggaggagcaggaggaacactgccagacctccagcaggccacaaatgtgcatgtgtctgctcaaacggtcagaaacagactccatgagggtggtatgagggcccgacgtccacaggtgggggttgtgcttacagcctaacaccgtgcaggacgtttggcatttgccagagaacaccaatattggcaaattcgcc encodes the following:
- the LOC110509829 gene encoding protein PRRC2B isoform X6, giving the protein MSDRLGQITKSKDGKSKYSSLSLFDKYKGKSIETHKTAAVPRHGLQSLGKVAAARRMPPPAHLPSLKSENKGNDPNVIIVPKDGTGWANKQEQPDQKSSIASTQQLLELQPQLALQKSVSNLQKTTPVASQESTNTSGPKQWAHLNGKAVELDAGLRASNRLQPFSHEEFPTLKAAGEQDKAGKERSTFDPSYGPGPSLRPQNVTSWREGGGRNLVPSSLPAGLPSETEGKASGVAETGSSPPPLPPSASSILSAPMVSPTTATIVSTPPALEPKEISLRPAQPLRRPAPPAMSHHHPTTTTYHDMLPAFMCPKETCDAPGTAEHTGPVTVVAPVRFDNRPTFRQPYPNNNQEPVNCEVGRGENRFIRGPLRNPSSRPIRRPGDRPPRPAIINPDDLKDLDELDNDCEDGWAGIHEEVDYGEKLKFSDDEEEHAAGEKNKMWAEWENQRRERQLSLSSGEGPYPQEGPEEEAYLAYQEQMAHRNTNGRFPSGEAQAQQKSSGLGMAHQGEPLEDQEERQVPARAKFVSPELSEAVERARRRRQEEERRAREERLAACAEKLKRLDEKFGKMERQLSRSEEEAKDGESKEAALSPGKESNNHPESCQYGTKDAECLLEHSPRQQDYRDKATSGFASYRSEDDAGAESNSPLPPRFQKQQQQEQVYKMQHWQQQSGHPAPSGSSHPQRAYYPPHVLGFDPRWMMMPPFMDPRMAQGRPPVDYYPNAVHSSGMMKPLMQPDHLNSPGSTSDEGCNPSMHHERRAPSTEPYPIWNQDGYPPRSFTPPYQRQHESSDRSQPDDRIDRTCSQQDLYEERGNECLDNPSHDLLHPAYHQSRGPDRDHHSQNQGLLSTALSRPQQQNADGGYPKQETKDGHLKDSTDHRDDVFDTAKEKGFDSDFWRRDGDQKKEGGVGVQNQWFNPGTTTSASSVSQPSETSGRTLTRRTGPIKKPVLKALKVEDKENEKPKVEPGEKVVPYRLEKEVLTNVYDLKKDNQPLVSNRRSASPAIEKQPEEKQHQPPAPAKVEQPSSPHSEDLPKDSSWDSGKSQSSRDDQENREPAAPRRNNWIFVDEEQAFAGARGTGRGRSRGGFREFSSRGDRGGRGGRGGENLRGSYNNNNNSRDAIGAQRPGRGRGLPRDFVKVEDLQRGKPRRRNVSETLSETSEYEELPKRRRQKGSENGEGVCYPEQGETRKADRDSWRSNKVYTEDQAASDARDDKAKASSRGFGGRSLPPRLDTGRGYNTGRGFNNGSRDTSTWRGRGTQFGSSGGPMQENGYGPGTETFPRRTPPAERDLLKYTPKFTGSTGSFMENGTEDRGLEGEYYIDNDNPGQQQLRRRRPPRQDKPPRFRRLRQEREPGSGQWTSDEYINGSDGFANPWPGRSKEGGREDGWPSGHYAGGGGRSGGQHGQADDWETGSENSDFNDWREKRGGGQQQQAHGGDVHSDSGHGELGSVEKRELAKRSFSSQRPLVDRQNRKGEPALLEGNKMTRSSENPSALPSCNRNDGWQNGGASNHRRNKEDSGLVYCVEQSEEGHKPNEPSGKKLDKELRTRSVKGDLAEPLSQYDLNSYHMCCNGIRVCLPVEGDAGCSSPDGFQDLSKKQQRRLPQEDDRRRKEHGAPVPVKNRPITSKMPPRFAKKQGGMTMDPPEEGLSANNLGTEIWETNSSALSVQSSGGDSWTKQVSYTGSEPNSEDSDAGPEQSKEQHKPGPIGNERSLKHRKGSEGLEGRSITPVNGVNLHADTVLPVPPIEFGVSAKDSDFSLPPRSTPAPVSNPVTKLQVTLASNPALTQAIPMLCRDHLQPGINLNPISFPSADLTLKMESARKAWENSQSLPEQGSPGGVATGAQPPCTVGSSSGVSYSSFGGVPMPVASVAPSMSMQGNHIPPLYLDGHVFPSQPRLVPPTMTQQQSYQQAAAQQIPISLHTSLQAQAQLGLRGGLPVSQSQEMFNSIPSFRSQVYMHPNLSQPSPMVLSGGGPLKGPYSAFPGMQPSDMVKPQSGSHYQPMNGSQAMVYDGQMNQGPGMGSSQLMDSQLIQVTMPLPGSQLRYGSAQQHLILPQSIQLQQGQNLSVGAARRMLPPGSQPPVMTGSRENFPISTGPYTTYKTSQMEMKGFQFSDKPNHSQGMPGGYNRPGSASPSGKPSGPVPGHYTQQVPPQGSMVMHMRPPTTGPFPTPIQRPVMQVNKTVIIRSPPYPNPGREPPHSTPPLAPEPSVKGPEDGMKPCGIGASWWVRGRHCRGA
- the LOC110509829 gene encoding protein PRRC2B isoform X4, with product MSDRLGQITKSKDGKSKYSSLSLFDKYKGKSIETHKTAAVPRHGLQSLGKVAAARRMPPPAHLPSLKSENKGNDPNVIIVPKDGTGWANKQEQPDQKSSIASTQQLLELQPQLALQKSVSNLQKTTPVASQESTNTSGPKQWAHLNGKAVELDAGLRASNRLQPFSHEEFPTLKAAGEQDKAGKERSTFDPSYGPGPSLRPQNVTSWREGGGRNLVPSSLPAGLPSETEGKASGVAETGSSPPPLPPSASSILSAPMVSPTTATIVSTPPALEPKEISLRPAQPLRRPAPPAMSHHHPTTTTYHDMLPAFMCPKETCDAPGTAEHTGPVTVVAPVRFDNRPTFRQPYPNNNQEPVNCEVGRGENRFIRGPLRNPSSRPIRRPGDRPPRPAIINPDDLKDLDELDNDCEDGWAGIHEEVDYGEKLKFSDDEEEHAAGEKNKMWAEWENQRRERQLSLSSGEGPYPQEGPEEEAYLAYQEQMAHRNTNGRFPSGEAQAQQKSSGLGMAHQGEPLEDQEERQVPARAKFVSPELSEAVERARRRRQEEERRAREERLAACAEKLKRLDEKFGKMERQLSRSEEEAKDGESKEAALSPGKESNNHPESCQYGTKDAECLLEHSPRQQDYRDKATSGFASYRSEDDAGAESNSPLPPRFQKQQQQEQVYKMQHWQQQSGHPAPSGSSHPQRAYYPPHVLGFDPRWMMMPPFMDPRMAQGRPPVDYYPNAVHSSGMMKPLMQPDHLNSPGSTSDEGCNPSMHHERRAPSTEPYPIWNQDGYPPRSFTPPYQRQHESSDRSQPDDRIDRTCSQQDLYEERGNECLDNPSHDLLHPAYHQSRGPDRDHHSQNQGLLSTALSRPQQQNADGGYPKQETKDGHLKDSTDHRDDVFDTAKEKGFDSDFWRRDGDQKKEGGVGVQNQWFNPGTTTSASSVSQPSETSGRTLTRRTGPIKKPVLKALKVEDKENEKPKVEPGEKVVPYRLEKEVLTNVYDLKKDNQPLVSNRRSASPAIEKQPEEKQHQPPAPAKVEQPSSPHSEDLPKDSSWDSGKSQSSRDDQENREPAAPRRNNWIFVDEEQAFAGARGTGRGRSRGGFREFSSRGDRGGRGGRGGENLRGSYNNNNNSRDAIGAQRPGRGRGLPRDFVKVEDLQRGKPRRRNVSETLSETSEYEELPKRRRQKGSENGEGVCYPEQGETRKADRDSWRSNKVYTEDQAASDARDDKAKASSRGFGGRSLPPRLDTGRGYNTGRGFNNGSRDTSTWRGRGTQFGSSGGPMQENGYGPGTETFPRRTPPAERDLLKYTPKFTGSTGSFMENGTEDRGLEGEYYIDNDNPGQQQLRRRRPPRQDKPPRFRRLRQEREPGSGQWTSDEYINGSDGFANPWPGRSKEGGREDGWPSGHYAGGGGRSGGQHGQADDWETGSENSDFNDWREKRGGGQQQQAHGGDVHSDSGHGELGSVEKRELAKRSFSSQRPLVDRQNRKGEPALLEGNKMTRSSENPSALPSCNRNDGWQNGGASNHRRNKEDSGLVYCVEQSEEGHKPNEPSGKKLDKELRTRSVKGDLAEPLSQYDLNSYHIEGDAGCSSPDGFQDLSKKQQRRLPQEDDRRRKEHGAPVPVKNRPITSKMPPRFAKKQGGMTMDPPEEGLSANNLGTEIWETNSSALSVQSSGGDSWTKQVSYTGSEPNSEDSDAGPEQSKEQHKPGPIGNERSLKHRKGSEGLEGRSITPVNGVNLHADTVLPVPPIEFGVSAKDSDFSLPPRSTPAPVSNPVTKLQVTLASNPALTQAIPMLCRDHLQPGINLNPISFPSADLTLKMESARKAWENSQSLPEQGSPGGVATGAQPPCTVGSSSGVSYSSFGGVPMPVASVAPSMSMQGNHIPPLYLDGHVFPSQPRLVPPTMTQQQSYQQAAAQQIPISLHTSLQAQAQLGLRGGLPVSQSQEMFNSIPSFRSQVYMHPNLSQPSPMVLSGGGPLKGPYSAFPGMQPSDMVKPQSGSHYQPMNGSQAMVYDGQMNQGPGMGSSQLMDSQLIQVTMPLPGSQLRYGSAQQHLILPQSIQLQQGQNLSVGAARRMLPPGSQPPVMTGSRENFPISTGPYTTYKTSQMEMKGFQFSDKPNHSQGMPGGYNRPGSASPSGKPSGPVPGHYTQQKTTSMQAVQQRGWACSGPGLTCSCCYRDPATGWFEAPLCPLHGKVPPQGSMVMHMRPPTTGPFPTPIQRPVMQVNKTVIIRSPPYPNPGREPPHSTPPLAPEPSVKGPEDGMKPCGIGASWWVRGRHCRGA